CGACAATGTGGCGCTGGTGCCGAAATTGAAGAAGTGGCCGGTTGACCAATACTATAACCGGGTTTCCGAGCTCATGCGGATGGTCAATTTGGATCCTGACATTTACGGCAGCCGATATCCGGCCGAACTGAGCGGCGGCCAGCAGCAGCGGATTGGGGTTATCCGGGCCATGGCGGCCGACCCGCCGATCATTCTGATGGATGAGCCTTTTAGCGCGCTGGATCCGATCAGCCGGGAACAGTTGCAGGATGAGCTCGTGCAACTGCAGGAAAAAATTCATAAGACGGTTATATTCGTTACCCATGATATTGATGAAGCCCTTAAAATCGCCAACCGTATCTGCATCATGAACAAAGGGCGCATTGTCCAATTTGACACGCCGGAACAAATCCTGCGTCATCCGGCGGATGAATTTGTGAAAAATTTTATCGGGGAAAACCGATTAAACCGGCAGGCAGTATACCCTCCCATTACCGAGGTGATGGTCAAGCCGATCGCTTCCCGTCCTTCCCGGGGGCTGGCGGAGGCCATCTTGTTGATGCATCGGCACAAAGTCGATACATTGCTGGTGGTGGATAAAGACAACAAACTGATGGGGAAGGCTTCGATCTGGGATATTCATAGCCATTACCAGAACGAAACCATGACTTTGCAGGATGTGCTGCAAGAGGTGCCCTTAGTTCTCGAAGCGACTC
This genomic window from Acetonema longum DSM 6540 contains:
- a CDS encoding ABC transporter ATP-binding protein — its product is MIQFKGISKTYHNGQEVLQEINLQISEGEIVVLIGPSGCGKTTTLKMINRLIEPSRGKIYIQGRDISQENPVNLRRDIGYVIQHIGLIPHMTIRDNVALVPKLKKWPVDQYYNRVSELMRMVNLDPDIYGSRYPAELSGGQQQRIGVIRAMAADPPIILMDEPFSALDPISREQLQDELVQLQEKIHKTVIFVTHDIDEALKIANRICIMNKGRIVQFDTPEQILRHPADEFVKNFIGENRLNRQAVYPPITEVMVKPIASRPSRGLAEAILLMHRHKVDTLLVVDKDNKLMGKASIWDIHSHYQNETMTLQDVLQEVPLVLEATQSLAEAVHLISKNGIAFLPVVDQDRRLLGAITRASLVNVMSAHLGEH